The Penaeus chinensis breed Huanghai No. 1 chromosome 16, ASM1920278v2, whole genome shotgun sequence genome window below encodes:
- the LOC125033224 gene encoding chorion peroxidase-like: MASFWVVLYIRMTTTTTSAQAVGVLEALDFGLEQAQEMIDREQQELSDSPGLQITRAEPEATKQAKCTGRLLLEASKKLAKELVATASRSAPLKFSLFVDSNRISSEDARDFLARQSVGLPPEECQRRVEKLAGCDLVEPPTPSCSPGFPYRSIDGSCNNLANPKWGAAMIPFRRFLDPAYEDGIDSMRGTNRSREQRLPSSRTVSAMLQKIEQQPKNSLITLMVMQWGQFTDHDIVHTPEAALGMMEKETKPIPCCMNGVEPSTPDGARDCQPIDVSQDSIHSGFGRSCLRFVRSLIANQGCVLGPREQVNQVTAYLDGSSVYGSRSQLARDLRLRSGGQLNRTAARRSGRGHLLPVMECEGGEGGATGGDCFMAGDVRVNEQPALASMHTLWVRAHNTLATQLSVVNPQWEDNMLYEETRRIIGALIQQITYRDFLPVILGETAMQDFKLYPLSTGYTDDYEPTLDASVVNVFGAAAYRFGHTLIGDVLRGDGTDLHLEDSFFKPEQLFEDQTRPSALLEGLVNTSAQPYDTYLVPALINSLFKGPHDPVGMDLMALNIQRGRDHGLPAYPEWRKKCNLTTLDSADDLPSFLFKSAAHTFRKLYRSTDNIDLFPAGLAEQPVPDGLLGPTFTCIIAHQFARLKRGDRFWFENLNQPKPFTEDQLNSLRSAQRTPVRWGKPRNVNTEGEDCPAPSAAEECASVCSSVDSPAESIAMQRACAEGDSDAQVGDADEVTASH, from the exons ATGGCGTCGTTCTGGGTCGTCTTGTACATCagaatgacgacgacgacgaccagTGCTCAGGCTGTCGGTGTTCTGGAGGCTCTGGACTTCGGTCTGGAACAAGCGCAAGAGATGATTGACAGGGAGCAACAAGAACTGTCAG ACTCTCCAGGCCTCCAAATTACCCGG GCAGAACCGGAGGCAACGAAACAAGCCAAGTGCACAGGACGACTCCTTCTTGAAGCTTCTAAGAAACTGGCGAAAGAGTTG GTTGCGACCGCCTCCAGAAGTGCTCCTCTGAAGTTTTCTCTCTTCGTCGACAGTAACCGGATCTCATCTGAGGATGCGAGAGACTTCCTAGCCCGACAGAGCGTAGGACTCCCGCCGGAGGAATGTCAGCGCCGCGTGGAGAAGCTGGCAGGATGCGACCTGGTTGAGCCTCCGACGCCGTCTTGCTCACCTGGCTTCCCCTACCGCTCCATCGACGGGTCCTGCAACAACCTGGCCAACCCGAAGTGGGGGGCGGCCATGATCCCCTTCAGGAGGTTCCTCGACCCGGCCTACGAGGATG GCATAGACTCCATGCGTGGCACTAACCGCTCCAGAGAACAGAGGCTACCTTCCTCTCGGACAGTGAGTGCCATGTTGCAGAAGATCGAGCAGCAACCAAAGAACAGCCTCATAACCCTCATGGTCATGCAGTGGGGCCAATTCACCGATCATGATATAGTCCACACTCCCGAGGCAGCGTTGGGAATGATGG aaaaagagacaaaacccATTCCGTGCTGCATGAATGGAGTCGAACCCTCCACTCCCGACGGGGCACGCGACTGCCAGCCCATCGATGTGTCCCAAGACTCGATTCACAGTGGGTTCGGGAGGTCCTGCCTGCGGTTCGTTCGCTCCCTCATCGCCAACCAGGGATGCGTCTTGG GACCCCGCGAACAAGTGAATCAAGTGACTGCATATTTGGATGGTTCCTCGGTGTACGGGTCGAGGTCCCAGCTGGCACGGGACTTGAGGCTGCGCAGCGGTGGCCAGTTGAACCGGACGGCCGCTCGACGAAGTGGGCGTGGTCACCTCTTGCCCGTGATGGAGTGcgaggggggtgagggcggggctACAGGAGGTGACTGTTTCATGGCAG GTGATGTGCGGGTCAACGAACAACCTGCCCTGGCCTCCATGCACACACTATGGGTTCGGGCGCATAACACACTGGCAACACAGCTCTCCGTGGTGAACCCACAGTGGGAGGATAACATGCTTtatgag GAAACAAGACGAATCATCGGTGCCCTAATACAACAAATTACTTACCGAGACTTCCTGCCTGTCATCCTAGGAGAGACCGCGATGCAGGACTTCAAACTGTATCCTTTAAGTACAGGATATACTGATGACTACGAACCTACTCTGGATGCCTCTGTTGTGAATGTTTTCGGCGCGGCAGCTTACAG ATTCGGCCACACTCTCATTGGCGACGTCCTGCGTGGCGACGGGACCGACCTGCACCTTGAGGACAGTTTCTTCAAGCCAGAACAGCTCTTCGAAGACCAGACGAGGCCTTCAGCGTTACTCGAGGGCCTCGTGAACACCAGCGCTCAGCCCTACGACACATATCTCGTTCCTGCGCTGATCAACAGCCTCTTCAAAGGCCCTCATGATCCGGTCGGGATGGATCTGATGGCTCTTAATATACAG CGAGGGCGTGACCATGGACTTCCTGCCTATCCGGAATGGAGGAAAAAATGTAACCTGACCACCCTTGACTCCGCCGATGACCTGCCTTCATTCCTGTTCAAATCCGCGGCACACACTTTTCGAAAACTGTACCG GAGTACAGACAACATCGACCTGTTCCCCGCTGGTCTGGCCGAGCAGCCTGTGCCCGACGGCCTGCTCGGTCCTACCTTCACCTGCATCATCGCCCACCAGTTCGCCAGACTCAAGCGAGGAGACCGATTTTGGTTCGAAAATCTTAACCAGCCTAAACCTTTTACTGAAG ATCAGCTGAATTCCCTTCGATCC GCGCAGCGGACACCCGTACGATGGGGGAAAccccgcaatgtaaacactgagggggaggactgtCCCGCCCCTTCCGCGGCTGAAGAGTGCGCTTCAGTCTgtagttcagtggatagccccgctGAATCCATTGCTATGCAACGGGCATGTGCTGAAGGTGATTCCGACGCCCAGGTGGGCGACGCTGacgaagtgacggcttcacattag